The Hemicordylus capensis ecotype Gifberg chromosome 6, rHemCap1.1.pri, whole genome shotgun sequence genome window below encodes:
- the TMEM265 gene encoding transmembrane protein 265, whose translation MGEEMDLSNEAAPRNGVETIVMMVTSETDTPAKTPLLPMHRLRNLAIASIICGCSCIGVLALIYAIKASEKRKAGLHDSAVYWTQKSRCLSLLSICVWVSVLIMVPLSVWLIAYILARAE comes from the exons ATGGGAGAAGAGATGGATCTCAGCAATGAAGCTGCTCCCAGGAATGGGGTGGAGACCATTGTGATGATGGTGACTTCAGAGACTGACACTCCTGCCAAGACCCCTCTTCTGCCTATGCACAGACTCCGCAACCTGGCAATTGCTAGCATCATCTGTGGCTGTTCTTGCATTGGAGTTCTAGCACTGATTTATGCCATCAAG GCTAGCGAAAAGAGAAAAGCTGGGCTCCATGATTCAGCAGTGTACTGGACCCAGAAGTCCCGATGCCTATCTCTGCTAAGTATCTGCGTCTGGGTGTCTGTCCTCATCATGGTGCCTCTGTCAGTGTGGCTCATTGCTTACATCTTAGCTCGAGCTGAATGA